Proteins found in one Leptotrichia trevisanii DSM 22070 genomic segment:
- a CDS encoding pyridoxamine 5'-phosphate oxidase family protein yields MENTKVKMRRRDREITDNEKIKEIVKACDCCRLGLNDNGKVYIVPLNFGFTEENGNYTFYFHGARTGRKLDIIRKNSHAGFELDTNHEIYTKGDKACNYTARFQSVIGNGKVEIIEDSQEKMKALLELMKKNTGKSNWEFDERMLKAVCVFKLVVEEMSCKEHE; encoded by the coding sequence ATGGAAAATACAAAAGTAAAAATGCGAAGACGGGACAGAGAAATTACAGACAACGAAAAAATAAAGGAAATCGTAAAAGCCTGTGACTGTTGCCGTCTTGGCTTAAACGATAACGGAAAGGTATATATTGTTCCATTAAATTTTGGCTTCACCGAAGAAAATGGAAACTATACATTTTACTTTCACGGTGCGAGAACAGGACGAAAACTCGATATAATAAGAAAAAACAGTCATGCAGGCTTTGAACTTGACACAAATCACGAAATTTACACAAAAGGCGATAAAGCCTGCAATTATACCGCCAGATTTCAAAGTGTAATCGGAAATGGGAAAGTTGAGATTATTGAAGATTCGCAGGAAAAAATGAAGGCGTTGCTGGAACTCATGAAGAAAAATACAGGAAAATCTAACTGGGAATTTGATGAAAGAATGTTGAAGGCGGTTTGTGTGTTTAAACTTGTGGTTGAGGAGATGAGTTGTAAGGAGCATGAGTAG
- a CDS encoding ATP-binding protein — translation MLKTFTVQNFKNFENITLDFGNIGNYNFKENIIENNIISKMLILGKNGSGKSNVGLAIFDIINHLTDKEKRLNEYKNYLNYNLSNKDNAFFRYIFQFDSEKVKYEYKKIDSETIVEEKLYINDKLCIEYNKNKKIVKIEIEEYVKNFENFNRDLSVNEFEKISLVKYIKGNILLIKEKALYKFFDFIDNMLWIRSLQEGNTYMGYSNGSEKILKGIIDLNKVKEFEKFLEEAGIKQKLVQNEDRILIEFKSGKQVDFYKIASSGTKILALLFFWMEISIKNVSFLFIDEFDAYFHYSLSKFILERLFSNDNIEQVALSSHSTSLIDNEILRPDCYFVLNDKGKIKQFSEITDKKIEEYHNIEKMYRTEVFEYE, via the coding sequence ATGTTAAAAACATTCACAGTTCAAAATTTTAAGAATTTTGAAAATATTACATTGGATTTTGGAAATATTGGAAATTATAATTTTAAAGAAAACATAATAGAAAATAATATAATTTCTAAAATGTTGATATTGGGAAAAAATGGAAGTGGTAAATCAAATGTCGGGCTTGCAATTTTTGATATTATTAACCATTTAACAGATAAAGAGAAAAGACTTAATGAATACAAAAATTATTTAAATTATAATTTAAGCAATAAAGATAATGCTTTTTTTCGCTACATTTTTCAATTTGATAGTGAGAAGGTAAAGTATGAATATAAAAAAATTGATAGTGAAACAATAGTAGAAGAAAAACTTTATATAAACGATAAATTGTGCATTGAGTATAACAAAAATAAAAAAATAGTAAAAATTGAGATAGAAGAATATGTTAAAAATTTTGAAAATTTTAATAGGGATTTATCTGTTAATGAATTTGAAAAAATATCATTAGTAAAGTATATTAAAGGAAATATCTTGCTTATAAAAGAAAAGGCATTATATAAATTTTTTGATTTCATTGACAATATGTTATGGATTCGTTCCTTGCAGGAAGGAAATACTTATATGGGTTATAGTAATGGAAGTGAGAAAATATTAAAAGGGATAATAGATTTAAATAAAGTTAAAGAATTTGAGAAATTTTTAGAAGAAGCTGGAATAAAGCAAAAATTAGTACAAAATGAGGATAGAATACTGATAGAGTTTAAGTCAGGAAAACAAGTGGATTTTTATAAAATTGCTTCAAGTGGAACTAAAATTTTGGCATTGTTATTTTTTTGGATGGAAATTTCCATAAAAAACGTAAGTTTTTTATTTATAGATGAGTTTGATGCCTATTTTCATTATTCATTATCAAAATTCATACTTGAAAGATTATTTTCAAATGACAATATAGAACAAGTAGCATTATCTTCACATTCGACAAGTTTGATAGATAATGAAATTTTACGTCCAGACTGTTATTTTGTTTTAAATGATAAAGGTAAAATTAAACAATTTTCAGAAATTACTGATAAAAAAATAGAGGAATACCACAATATAGAAAAAATGTATCGTACAGAGGTATTTGAATATGAGTAA